From the genome of Colletotrichum higginsianum IMI 349063 chromosome 4, whole genome shotgun sequence, one region includes:
- a CDS encoding ATPase, translating to MASHRVQQLPLRRPATAVRERSDTDPDDRFHRGRRVRPPSRYNKPPPRTRSPSQSPPSTEQDETASRNDENTPESRSPSPAPAKYRPIVTVDWRSELCRFLHLSNQITDNEIFEALAETEGKLRDAERLKYQYAVDPGPPRSQVIHRIDCQHEETSMIYLDEPWPVESGPYHAHLRGSRPVANLELYLERNKNISFLVFREYRCCHRSIRWQSMIDTNQSTTTDLSLFFSGEYIDLNSPDARLALETLSELALAGIHHPHFDDNDGTAKSISYPYLWWFHRRHEIALSKSAMDPTLQQHVEVLQTYMEDRLQPEWTAVDDLTAKGKITLDLLRYIYVPNDIIISQTRGKNVSQLTASTAIDWLSIDTVIKDSKYLRAVILVEVWNFDGSFHKAVNRWPLDYAPVDSWSESFDITSLSVYPARFAKNSVVEGLRGRGKMFWACRHRKYVSYVKEVYDAANPLNGSRFMVDLETYKKMHPTPQPPQPQQAPRKSSNQKEIPPLDLMSDIPPADDTFLMCLPSTMKGFDMDSKTWSESPLVGQVLHEFLVANSLIGTLEVTFMQDVVWNREAFEDLVIEPKTKDLVKAVVMNRLTSDENTDLIHGKGNGLFILLHGVAEIAEKPLYKVTCGDVGTKPDEVEEYLKVVTLLGKTWDCVVLLDEADVFLEQRSLSNLKRNALVSVFLRVLEYYDGIMILTTNRVGTFDEAFKSRIQLNLRYNNLDEEKRFKIWTNSIRRLELKLKTQDKKPYDYGIDSDSIQSQLRSLAAENLNGREIRNAISTARQLSLFKREALHYDHLSSVISEAQNFEKYLVKLHQGHSADEIQHDLEAR from the exons atggcgagccATAGAGTACAGCAACTGCCCCTGCGACGACCGGCGACCGCCGTCCGAGAACGCTCGGACACGGACCCGGACGACAGGTTCCATCGTGGGCGTAGGGTCCGGCCTCCGTCCCGCTACAACAAGCCTCCTCCGCGCACAAGATCGCCGTCGCAAAGCCCGCCGTCCACAGAGCAAGACGAAACTGCGAGTCGCAATGACGAAA ATACGCCAGAATCCCGATCCCCGTCGCCTGCGCCGGCCAAATACCGCCCCATCGTCACGGTCGACTGGCGCAGCGAGCTTTGTCGCTTCCTTCACCTGTCGAACCAAATCACGGACAACGAAATCTTTGAAGCACTAGCAGAAACGGAGGGGAAGTTGAGGGATGCCGAAAGGCTCAAATACCAGTACGCGGTGGACCCAGGTCCACCGCGATCACAGGTCATACACAGGATAGACTGTCAACATGAAGAGACAAGTATGATCTACCTGGATGAACCGTGGCCCGTCGAGAGTGGCCCGTATCATGCACACCTCAGAGGCAGCCGGCCGGTTGCAAACCTTGAGCTTTACCTCGAGCGCAACAAGAACATCAGTTTCCTTGTGTTTCGGGAATACCGATGCTGCCATCGCTCGATTAGATGGCAAAGCATGATCGATACCAACCAATCCACTACCACTGACCTGTCGCTCTTCTTCAGTGGAGAGTACATTGATCTCAATTCACCCGATGCACGTCTTGCTTTGGAGACATTGTCAGAGCTGGCATTGGCTGGCATTCATCATCCACATTTTGATGACAACGATGGAACTGCTAAAAGTATCTCCTATCCGTACCTCTGGTGGTTCCATCGTCGTCATGAGATTGCCTTGTCGAAGTCGGCAATGGACCCCACTCTCCAGCAGCATGTCGAAGTCCTTCAAACGTACATGGAAGATCGCTTGCAGCCAGAGTGGACAGCTGTTGACGACCTGACTGCAAAGGGGAAGATAACTTTAGACTTGTTGAGATACATATAT GTGCCGAACGACATTATTATATCACAGACCAGAGGCAAGAATGTCTCACAATTGACAGCATCCACTGCCATAGACTGGCTATCGATAGATACCGTGATCAAGGATTCGAAGTACCTCAGAGCAGTGATTCTAGTTGAAGTTTGGAATTTTGATGGTTCCTTTCACAAGGCAGTCAACAGATGGCCACTAGACTACGCTCCGGTCGACTCATGGTCAGAGAGTTTCGACATAACAAGCCTTTCAGTTTATCCGGCCCGTTTTGCCAAGAATAGTGTCGTCGAAGGGCTTCGAGGCCGTGGGAAGATGTTTTGGGCATGCCGCCATCGAAAATACGTCTCCTACGTCAAGGAAGTCTACGACGCTGCAAATCCTCTG AACGGATCAAGGTTCATGGTCGATTTGGAGACGTACAAGAAGATGCATCCGACCCCTcaaccaccacaaccacagCAAGCCCCCCGCAAGTCATCTAATCAGAAAGAAATTCCGCCATTGGATTTGATGAGCGATATTCCGCCCGCAGATGACACTTTCTTGATGTGTCTTCCATCTACAATGAAAGGTTTCGACATGGATTCGAAAACGTGGAGTGAGAGCCCCCTCGTCGGCCAAGTCCTGCATGAGTTTCTAGTTGCTAATAGTCTGATAGGAACTTTGGAAGTAACCTTTATGCAAGACGTGGTTTGGAATCGAGAAGCGTTCGAAGACTTGGTTATCGAACCGAAGACCAAAGACTTGGTCAAAGCTGTGGTTATGAACCGCCTGACATCTGATGAAAACACGGATTTGATACACGGAAAGGGCAATGGACTTTTTATACTTCTTCATGG TGTCGCGGAGATAGCCGAAAAACCGCTTTACAAGGTCACTTGTGGTGACGTCGGAACGAAGCCTGACGAGGTAGAGGAG TACCTGAAAGTGGTAACCCTTCTTGGGAAGACATGGGATTGTG TGGTTCTCCTAGACGAAGCCGATGTGTTCTTGGAACAGCGTTCGCTCTCCAATCTGAAAAGAAATGCACTGGTCTCAG TGTTCTTAAGAGTGCTCGAATACTACGATG GAATCATGATCTTGACAACAAACCGGGTTGGGACTTTTGACGAGGCCTTCAAATCCAGAATTCAACTGAATCTACGTTACAACAACTTGGATGAGGAGAAACGGTTCAAGATTTGGACTAATTCCATACGGCGGCTTGAGTTAAAGCTCAAAACTCAAGACAAAAAACCCTACGATTACGGGATCGACTCGGACAGTATTCAAAGCCAGCTGCGAAGCCTCGCTGCTGAGAATCTCAACGGTAGAGAGATTCGGAACGCGATCTCCACGGCCCGACAGCTTTCTTTGTTCAAGCGGGAGGCGTTGCATTACGATCACTTAAGCAGTGTTATAAGTGAAGCGCAGAACTTTGAGAAATATCTTGTCAAGCTCCATCAAGGGCACTCAGCTGATGAAATCCAGCATGATCTGGAGGCAAGATGA
- a CDS encoding Fungal specific transcription factor domain-containing protein has product MLPSRRPCRAEDRSESIQPEESLNVEDGSLAGITPDATDGVGTIEFTSGETWAYFGPSSNIAFTKILRRTLDHLLLKTQRARQGVTSSTPGQHTQKHMLAVSRSSSPVIDSFDSRRLEKPSEASRLPPEDEVTRLVRQFFGDTGLLFPYIHEESFWKTFAHYRSIGMRTARYSWLALLNMILALATSTTNAAGLGFGDRQAVSEVYYRRAKSLSMTEMMTGANVEAVQGMLLMSQYLQGSQRSVQTWAIHGLAVKAALELGFHSEIALQRFDPLEREIRIRTWYACIVLDRTLSMTFGRPPIIPQIYIRTPLPKHFISYPRTSGPSEWSREEESTMFWNATITLYRVTAAVIDDLYESNIGSISANPLSNTVSTVIRIGQQLADWQASLPLSMQLVEPGEVTNPETKLALLRLRVILTLRHHNLQILSHRPILDRCLQSLDGSPQSSQEAAALQQAWHLSRTMCLRSAEAIIRLVEACKLANEAKPGFSFLGAWWFSLYFTFNASLTVVAIKLIEESYFSSPFDQAYVGTAARFEEILKSAISCIARLDTQNPTVEKCAKFVATLVFMVQNLQMGLGRDDIDCDVGVVSSSAGVLIDENGASQATHLPPHAGGMDEAFSNLMSYLPPNFNDFSINSAPFAMSDLMDDFPTGDLFW; this is encoded by the exons ATGTTACCGTCTAGGAGGCCTTGCCGCGCGGAAGACCGTTCGGAAAGCATCCAGCCGGAGGAGTCGCTGAATGTGGAGGATGGAAGCCTTGCTGGAATCACCCCTGACGCAACAGATGGCGTTGGTACCATCGAGTTTACCAGTGGCGAGACTTGGGCATATTTTG GACCCTCGTCCAATATCGCTTTCACGAAAATCCTCCGTCGCACGCTCGACCACTTACTGCTGAAGACCCAACGAGCACGACAAGGAGTGACTTCCTCCACGCCGGGGCAACACACCCAGAAACACATGCTTGCCGTCTCCAGGTCAAGTTCCCCGGTCATCGATTCGTTCGATTCGAGAAGACTAGAAAAGCCTTCCGAAGCAAGCCGTCTGCCGcccgaagatgaagtcacCCGTCTGGTCCGTCAGTTCTTCGGCGACACGGGTCTTCTGTTCCCTTACATCCACGAGGAGAGCTTCTGGAAAACTTTTGCGCACTATAGGTCTATCGGAATGCGGACTGCGAGATATTCATGGCTCGCGTTACTAAACATGATTCTTGCCCTGGCTACCAGTACCACCAACGCGGCGGGACTTGGTTTCGGAGACAGGCAGGCCGTCTCAGAGGTATACTACCGTCGGGCCAAGTCTCTGTCGATGACAGAGATGATGACTGGAGCCAACGTTGAAGCAG TTCAGGGTATGCTCTTGATGTCACAATACCTTCAAGGCAGTCAGAGGTCGGTCCAGACATGGGCCATCCACGGGCTCGCCGTTAAAGCTGCGTTGGAGTTGGGATTCCACTCAGAAATAGCCCTCCAACGGTTCGATCCACTTGAACGCGAGATAAGAATACGGACCTGGTATGCGTGCATTGTTCTGGATAG AACATTGAGCATGACTTTCGGCCGCCCCCCCATCATCCCGCAGATTTATATCCGAACCCCCTTACCAAAACATTTCATCTCGTACCCCAGAACATCAGGCCCCTCTGAATGGTCccgcgaagaagagagcACGATGTTCTGGAACGCAACCAT AACCCTCTACAGagtcaccgccgccgtcattgACGATCTCTACGAGAGTAACATCGGGTCAATCTCAGCCAACCCCCTGTCAAACACCGTGTCTACTGTTATTCGCATCGGACAACAGTTGGCTGATTGGCAAGCCTCCTTGCCTCTGTCGATGCAACTAGTTGAGCCGGGAGAGGTGACCAACCCGGAAACGAAGTTGGCATTGCTAAGACTTCGAGTCATCTTGACCCTACGGCATCACAACCTTCAAATTTTGTCACACCGACCCATTCTGGATCGATGTTTACAGTCTCTTGATGGAAGCCCCCAATCATCACAGGAGGCAGCTGCACTACAACAAGCCTGGCATCTGAGCAGAACGATGTGTCTTCGATCAGCGGAAGCAATCATTCGTTTGGTAGAAGCCTGCAAGCTGGCTAATGAAGCAAAGCCAGGATTTTCCTTCCTCGGGGCATGGTGGTTCAGTCTTTACTTCA CCTTCAACGCTTCCCTAACAGTTGTTGCGATAAAACTCATCGAAGAAAGCTATTTCTCCAGTCCCTTTGATCAAGCCTACGTAGGTACGGCGGCTCGATTTGAAGAGATCCTGAAGAGCGCCATTAGCTGCATTGCGCGCCTGGACACTCAGAACCCCACGGTGGAAAAGTGTGCAAAGTTCGTGGCGACTCTGGTCTTTATGGTTCAAAACTTGCAAATGG GTTTAGGGCGCGATGATATTGACTGCGACGTCGGGGTGGTTTCTTCAAGCGCAGGCGTTCTCATCGACGAGAACGGGGCGAGCCAGGCCACGCATCTGCCTCCTCACGCCGGCGGGATGGACGAAGCCTTCTCCAACCTGATGAGTTATCTCCCGCCGAACTTCAACGATTTCTCTATCAACAGTGCCCCGTTCGCCATGTCGGATTTGATGGACGACTTTCCCACTGGTGACCTGTTCTGGTAG
- a CDS encoding Gentisate 1,2-dioxygenase, with protein sequence MSSTTVIETSEHTKAVQDETSQMLRAAEISHTKPLWKQMSRLNPALPNPRCIPHLWKYSDIQPTLLQAGHLVTESQAERRVLMLVNPSRDAPFTTDTLYAGLQLVMPNETAKAHRHTAFAMRFIIEGNGGFTAVHGKRIAMNRGDVILTPTWNWHDHGKDGSGPMIWLDGLDLPNFTHFPVHFVEHFSSPRYPADDVDTSQSPIVFPWSRMKASLDSEEGQYVTRRYLRADGSEVSKVLGGCAARLDAGATSPLFQETASSVYHVVEGSGQTRIGDKVFVWKKGDTFCIPSWYCYQHSADEGLGSPVYLYRFDDTPMLKSLGFYRSADMDVEKLVSA encoded by the exons ATGTCCTCCACAACAGTCATCGAGACTTCCGAACATACCAAAGCGGTTCAAGATGAGACCTCGCAGATGTTGCGGGCTGCCGAGATCAGCCATACAAAGCCACTATGGAAACAGATGAGCAGACTCAACCCGGCTCTGCCCAACCCACGATGCATTCCACACCTCTGGAAGTACTCTGACATTCAGCCGACTCTCTTACAAGCGGGGCATCTTGTTACCGAGTCCCAGGCCGAGCGCCGGGTGTTAATGCTGGTGAATCCATCCCGAG ATGCACCCTTCACCACTGACACCTTGTATGCCGGGCTTCAGCTGGTGATGCCCAATGAGACGGCCAAGGCTCATCGGCACACTGCCTTTGCCATGCGCTTCATCATTGAAGGAAACGGAGGCTTCACTGCGGTCCATGGCAAGCGTATCGCGATGAACCGAGGAGATGTCATCCTCACTCCTACCTGGAACTGGCACGATCATGGGAAAGACGGATCTGGCCCGATGATCTGGCTCGATGGCTTAGACTTGCCCAACTTTACCCACTTTCCTGTACACTTCGTCGAGCATTTCTCTTCGCCAAGGTATCCCGCAGACGATGTCGATACTTCTCAGTCACCCATTGTCTTCCCTTGGAGCCGAATGAAGGCATCGCTGGACTCCGAAGAGGGCCAATATGTCACACGAAGATACCTGCGCGCCGACGGCTCTGAAG TCAGCAAGGTGCTGGGCGGCTGTGCAGCCCGCTTGGATGCTGGTGCAACCTCGCCTCTATTCCAGGAGACGGCATCGTCAGTTTACCACGTGGTCGAAGGCTCTGGCCAGACACGCATTGGAGACAAGGTTTTTGTCTGGAAGAAAGGAGATACCTTTTGCATTCCTTCGTGGTATTGCTACCAGCATTCTGCGGATGAAGGACTTGGGTCTCCAGTATACTTGTATCGTTTTGATGACACGCCAATGCTTAAGAGCTTGGGGTTCTATCGCTCCGCCGACATGGACGTCGAGAAGCTTGTGTCGGCTTAG
- a CDS encoding Pfs domain-containing protein — protein sequence MDYLLPEVDRQLELCEQFLVEPSPSADLQGTDGLATLEKQPAEFHGALKALNRQIHHLPRIDDLANCDTILEDASLLWKLPSFCKPTPYLIEPEGQISRAKAIQASRAARDPTKTSVDDIWTHRALESWICSKHSHVLLVQGQYLTIKRMHRFGLEITAFLQTNVPTVLLLQSYMNPTENKEYAELQPEQVVRQLAIQALQQVSTPTPISFLAKAVELFQRAKSLNDWLEVLRFASSQLTYIHVVLDLGILSHDPNAIARLSTALHDLVHDCQLQSPSTVLKTMLLTPRRIELSESDLVSLLSVGPVKRLPRPTSLASLKARFASTLRDRKLNPYSTSTLAKPYGNTFPPKEDNRHRRDIPAVLTGYHNELMFPRSSNSSKPIVHACQLGQKLGQKSQSSDVEHTGLSQAQTSNSNGDKRTPTDSVTDQSSLAEFGRCKLGSANPKELLTKAQSKVAPASEITSPAGGYNRNSITIAIVCALTLEADAVRALFDEHWDDQIVADLVAPGDTNSYSMGKIGRHHVVLVHMAGMGRSYSATAAAYCKASFPGIGVALLVGICGGVPTATAIGIPAIVLGDVIISEGVVSLDFGRQYPDVFLRKDGMMDVLGRPPPVIRANLAKLQTRHDRKSLNEKISKYLNALEDEFGDGILYPGTTEDKLFEGNYQHKHDASFGCLICNDKTKHNSVCENARTSTCDELNCDNTRLVPRERLSNVDTVQPIVHFGLVASGDQVMKSGEHRDQIAAREGVIAFEMEAAGAWEHFSCVIIKGVCDYADSHKHKKWQNYAAATAAACMKAFLDKWSFRA from the exons ATGGACTATCTACTGCCGGAAGTTGATCGGCAACTAGAACTCTGTGAACAGTTTCTGGTTGAGCCCAGTCCTTCGGCAGACTTGCAGGGAACAGACGGGCTTGCTACTCTTGAGAAACAGCCAGCAGAATTCCATGGTGCTCTCAAGGCTCTTAACCGCCAAATTCACC ACCTTCCACGTATCGATGATCTAGCCAACTGCGATACAATTCTCGAGGATGCCTCCCTCTTGTGGAAACTTCCTTCTTTCTGCAAGCCAACACCGTATTTGATCGAACCCGAAGGTCAGATCAGTCGAGCAAAAGCCATCCAAGCTAGCCGGGCTGCTAGAGATCCTACAAAGACTAGTGTGGATGATATCTGGACTCATAGGGCCCTCGAAAGCTGGATTTGTTCGAAGCATTCCCATGTTCTACTTGTTCAAGGGCAGTATCTGACCATCAAAAGGATGCACCGGTTCGGCCTGGAAATCACAGCTTTTCTGCAAACAAATGTTCCAACAGTTCTTTTGCTCCAGTCATACATGAACCCCACGGAAAACAAGGAGTATGCCGAACTGCAGCCCGAACAAGTTGTACGGCAACTTGCAATCCAGGCTTTACAACAAGTCTCGACTCCAACGCCAATATCTTTTCTTGCCAAGGCAGTTGAGCTATTCCAGCGGGCCAAGTCGCTCAACGACTGGCTTGAGGTCCTTCGATTCGCCTCATCTCAACTCACCTATATACACGTCGTTTTGGACCTCGGAATTCTTAGTCATGATCCTAATGCTATCGCTCGTCTGTCGACGGCATTGCATGATCTAGTGCATGACTGCCAGCTGCAGTCGCCGTCAACTGTCCTGAAAACCATGCTCTTAACACCTCGGCGAATCGAGTTGTCGGAAAGCGACCTGGTCTCTCTTTTATCTGTTGGCCCAGTCAAAAGGCTGCCTCGGCCGACGAGTCTGGCATCATTGAAAGCACGGTTTGCCTCGACACTCAGAGACAGGAAACTGAACCCATATTCGACAAGTACATTGGCTAAGCCCTACGGCAATACATTTCCACCGAAAGAGGATAACAGGCACAGGCGAGACATTCCTGCTGTATTGACTGGATATCACAATGAACTGATGTTTCCTCGCTCTAGTAACAGTTCCAAGCCCATTGTTCATGCCTGCCAACTTGGTCAAAAACTTGGCCAAAAGTCTCAATCAAGCGACGTGGAGCATACGGGCCTCTCACAAGCACAAACCTCAAACTCTAATGGGGATAAACGCACACCCACCGATTCGGTTACTGACCAGAGCTCTCTGGCTGAATTCGGGCGGTGTAAACTTGGGAGTGCCAACCCTAAAGAGCTTTTGACGAAAGCTCAAAGTAAAGTTGCCCCGGCATCCGAAATCACATCTCCCGCAGGAGGTTACAATCGAAACAGTATCACAATCGCTATTGTGTGTGCCCTGACGTTAGAGGCAGACGCGGTACGTGCTCTCTTTGACGAACATTGGGATGACCAAATTGTGGCGGACCTTGTCGCGCCCGGAGATACCAATTCATACTCGATGGGGAAGATCGGTCGTCATCATGTCGTTCTCGTTCACATGGCGGGGATGGGCAGAAGTTAttcggcgacagcggcagcgTACTGCAAGGCCAGCTTTCCTGGCATTGGCGTTGCCCTGCTGGTTGGCATCTGCGGAGGGGTGCCAACGGCGACAGCAATCGGAATCCCAGCCATTGTACTCGGAGACGTTATTATCAGCGAGGGCGTCGTTTCTCTCGACTTTGGAAGACAATACCCTGATGTGTTTTTAAGAAAGGATGGGATGATGGATGTTCTGGGAAGACCGCCACCCGTTATCAGGGCAAATCTTGCCAAGTTACAGACCCGCCACGATAGGAAATCGTTGAACGAGAAGATATCCAAATATCTCAATGCCTTGGAAGACGAATTTGGCGATGGGATACTCTACCCGGGAACCACTGAGGACAAGCTTTTTGAGGGCAACTACCAGCACAAACACGACGCGTCCTTTGGTTGCTTGATTTGTAACGACAAGACCAAGCACAACTCGGTGTGCGAGAATGCCAGGACGTCAACTTGCGATGAGCTCAACTGCGATAACACTAGGTTGGTTCCTCGTGAACGTCTCAGTAATGTTGATACGGTCCAACCCATTGTTCATTTCGGCCTGGTGGCTTCTGGGGACCAGGTTATGAAGTCAGGGGAGCACCGAGACCAAATCGCAGCAAGAGAGGGAGTGATAGCCTTCGAAATGGAGGCTGCTGGGGCATGGGAGCATTTCTCATGCGTCATTATAAAGGGGGTCTGTGACTATGCTGACAGTCACAAGCACAAGAAGTGGCAGAACTATGCTGCCGCCACAGCAGCCGCTTGCATGAAGGCCTTCCTTGACAAGTGGAGCTTCCGTGCCTGA
- a CDS encoding Major facilitator superfamily transporter: MEPSVVSWPLWLRIWILLNVSFYNLLGNAFAAGAPPLFSRIIQELNCTSEEASQLSTYVLLTLGLSNVFALPAASLIGKRYTILASLVLFFVFCLWSAEASTFADLRASRILGGLAGGLVEALGPSFVAESFPEQQLASAMVVYVGLLAAGSAIGPIVAGVVAEGLGDWRWYFRILSAMIFVTFFGSLIMLPETRVEVSREAEVELSTITEDSPKGQLPSPTCTEIETANGRSGALSRRTSLGQQWRLRSFSMAYVDMDWKLAASSLIHPIQLLVAPQVLITTFIFGLTIGWTVLVSILVSVVYSPPPFLWGARAIGLLSIGPLVGLLVGLPVGGALADYLFNRATRRNGGISDPASRLPAVAIGGLISPAGCLVIGYGLQSPDKWAQVSIGYGMVATGLTCSANILLTYAVDTMPPRASHIGVLVNLIKNSVGFGVSYAATSWMAQVGPVAQFGTMAGILWGVYLLVIPLYLFSDTIIRKTSVLA; this comes from the exons ATGGAACCGTCCGTTGTC TCATGGCCATTGTGGTTGAGGATCTGGATCCTACTCAATGTCAGCTTCTACAACCTTCTTGGGAATGCCTTCGCTGCTGGAGCGCCTCCTCTGTTTTCCCGAATCATCCAAGAGCTCAACTGCACTTCGGAGGAGGCATCGCAGCTCTCAACCTATGTTCTCCTGACTTTGGGCTTGTCT AACGTCTTCGCTCTCCCCGCCGCTTCTCTCATCGGTAAAAGATACACGATCCTCGCATCTCTTGTTTTGTTCTTCGTCTTCTGTTTGTGGTCTGCAGAGGCATCGACGTTCGCCGACTTGAGAGCGTCCCGgatcctcggcggcctcgctggcgggctcgtcgaggccttgggccccagcttcgttgccgAGAGCTTCCCAGAACAGCAACTTGCCAGCGCCATGGTGGTGTATGTTGGACTCTTGGCCGCTGGCTCGGCAATTGGTCCCATCGTCGCGGGAGTTGTGGCCGAGGGTCTTGGCGACTGGCGATGGTACTTCCGTATTTTATCGGCCATGATCTTTGTCACTTTTTTCGGGTCCCTCATCATGCTCCCGGAGACGCGAGTGGAGGTATCTagagaggccgaggtcgagcttAGTACCATCACCGAAGACAGCCCGAAAGGACAGCTTCCAAGTCCAACCTGCACAGAAATTGAAACCGCCAATGGGAGGTCAGGAGCCTTGAGTCGCCGCACATCGCTTGGCCAGCAGTGGAGGCTCCGATCGTTTTCCATGGCATACGTCGATATGGATTGGAAACTTGCTGCTTCTAGCCTGATACACCCTATACAGCTACTTGTCGCTCCACAAGTGCTGATTACGACCTTCATCTTCGGACTCACAATCGGCTGGACCGTCCTTGTATCCATCCTGGTCTCAGTGGTCTACAGCCCACCCCCATTCCTATGGGGTGCTCGTGCTATTGGACTGCTCAGCATCGGGCCGCTGGTCGGCCTCTTGGTCGGTCTTCCAGTAGGCGGAGCGTTGGCCGATTACCTTTTCAACCGAGCTACTCGACGTAACGGCGGGATATCAGATCCAGCTTCAAGGCTTCCGGCCGTGGCCATTGGAGGCCTCATCAGCCCGGCTGGGTGTTTGGTGATTGGCTATGGTTTACAGTCTCCAGACAAATGGGCACAAGTCAGCATCGGCTATGGAATGGTGGCCACCGGGTTGACTTGCTCGGCCAACATTTTGCTCACCTACGCAGTCGACACCATGCCGCCACGCGCAAGCCACATTGGAGTTCTGGTGAACCTGATCAAAAACTCTGTTGGATTTGGCGTTTCTTACGCGGCCACGAGCTGGATGGCCCAGGTAGGCCCTGTCGCCCAGTTTGGCACCATGGCCGGGATACTATGGGGTGTATACTTGCTGGTCATTCCCCTCTATCTTTTTAGCGACACAATCATCCGTAAGACATCAGTTCTAGCGTAA